From the genome of Nocardia sp. NBC_01503, one region includes:
- a CDS encoding alkane 1-monooxygenase yields MVGKRSGSPDPKRHLWVLGLIAPASALLPSQLVLHTKAEVFWWIGPIIVLIVIPVLDWVVGEDGSNPRDEDYELLSNDRYYRWCTYMFLPVQLIGLLIAAVMWAGDDLSVIDKLGLAATLGFVSGIGINAAHELGHRVERMERWLSKIALAQSGYGHFFVEHNRGHHVRVATPEDPASARMGETLWGFLPRSVIGGFRSAIKLERARLRRKGHGWWSIHNHVLQAWSMTVVLFGALLGGFGLRILPYLLLQAVIGIALLETVNYVEHYGLLRRRRPNGNWARCSPRDSWNSDRLVTNIFLFHLQRHSDHHANPGRRYQTLRTSEEAPQLPAGYATMILLALFPPLWRYVMDTRLLAHYGGDISRANIQPRKRERLLAQHGDGMAAAA; encoded by the coding sequence ATGGTCGGCAAACGGTCGGGTTCGCCGGATCCCAAACGACACCTGTGGGTGTTGGGGCTCATAGCTCCTGCGAGTGCTTTGTTGCCCTCACAGCTGGTGCTGCACACCAAGGCCGAGGTGTTCTGGTGGATCGGACCCATCATTGTTCTGATTGTCATACCCGTACTGGACTGGGTCGTCGGGGAAGACGGCAGCAATCCGCGCGATGAGGACTACGAGCTACTCAGCAACGACCGGTACTACCGGTGGTGCACCTACATGTTCCTGCCCGTCCAGTTGATCGGCCTACTCATCGCGGCCGTCATGTGGGCGGGTGACGACCTGTCGGTCATCGACAAACTAGGGCTCGCGGCCACCCTCGGCTTCGTCAGCGGTATCGGCATCAACGCCGCGCACGAACTCGGGCACCGGGTGGAGCGGATGGAGCGCTGGCTGTCGAAAATCGCACTGGCGCAGTCGGGTTACGGGCATTTCTTCGTGGAGCACAACCGCGGCCATCACGTGCGCGTCGCCACCCCGGAGGATCCCGCGAGTGCGCGCATGGGCGAGACGCTGTGGGGGTTCCTGCCACGCAGCGTGATCGGCGGATTCCGCTCCGCCATCAAGCTGGAGCGGGCGCGACTGCGGCGAAAAGGGCACGGCTGGTGGAGCATTCACAACCATGTGCTGCAGGCGTGGAGCATGACGGTGGTGCTGTTCGGCGCGCTGCTGGGCGGATTCGGGCTGCGCATCCTGCCGTACCTGCTGCTGCAGGCGGTGATCGGCATCGCGCTGCTGGAGACCGTGAACTATGTCGAGCACTACGGGTTGCTGCGGCGACGGCGACCCAATGGCAATTGGGCGCGGTGCTCACCGCGTGACAGCTGGAACAGCGACCGCTTGGTCACCAATATCTTCCTGTTCCATCTGCAGCGGCACAGCGATCACCACGCGAATCCGGGACGGCGGTACCAGACTCTGCGTACCTCCGAGGAGGCGCCGCAGCTTCCGGCCGGATACGCCACCATGATCCTGCTGGCCCTGTTCCCGCCGCTATGGCGCTACGTCATGGATACGCGACTCCTCGCCCATTACGGCGGGGACATCTCGCGAGCCAACATCCAACCCCGCAAACGCGAGCGACTCCTCGCCCAGCACGGTGACGGTATGGCGGCGGCGGCCTGA
- a CDS encoding sensor histidine kinase translates to MSWSSDAGHCFVSFVHGGAVIGRRTDPGVPRRGRTVAGQAFVVQLVVLAVVICVGTALVVLQTRHAQDAATRARVTDIAVAVARAPSTLAAVRSPDPTALLQPVTEAIRTQTEVDFIVVMAPDRTRYTHTDPQRIGKPFSGNIERALAGETFTETFTGTLGPSIRSVTPVRDADGRIVALVSAGVTRTHIGAQVTEQLPMILIAAASGLVLATLGALLLRRRLLRQTVGLAPAELRALYDHHDAVLHSVHEGLLVFDKAGERAEVVNDQARRLLELPDGPVGRTDLPISLQRLGSGVVRDEMHVTADRVLVVNQDVVEYSGRRVGTVLTLRDHTELRDVLGELNSVRGFADALRAQAHEAANRLHAVVTMVELGRHREAVAFATAELELSQALIDRLTGSVAEPAVVALLLGKVEQAAEYGVELTITGDTLLDSTEPLTAHEMVTLLGNLVDNALDAVGRDEDAWVEVTVRRDETELYVRVADSGPGMSEELFSRATERGYSTKTDHHGLGLALVRRLVARHDGELNAGREPESAVVVRFSLPEAAAEETETGDA, encoded by the coding sequence ATGTCCTGGAGCAGTGACGCCGGTCACTGTTTCGTAAGTTTTGTTCACGGAGGTGCGGTGATCGGTCGGAGAACGGACCCGGGTGTGCCCAGACGCGGGCGCACCGTCGCGGGGCAGGCGTTCGTGGTGCAGTTGGTGGTGCTGGCCGTGGTCATCTGCGTCGGTACGGCGCTGGTGGTGCTGCAGACGCGGCATGCGCAGGATGCCGCCACCCGCGCGCGGGTCACCGACATCGCGGTGGCGGTCGCGCGGGCTCCCTCGACGCTCGCGGCGGTGCGGAGCCCGGATCCGACGGCTCTGCTGCAACCGGTCACCGAGGCCATTCGCACGCAGACCGAGGTCGACTTCATCGTGGTGATGGCACCGGATCGCACCCGGTACACCCATACCGATCCCCAGCGCATCGGAAAACCGTTCAGCGGCAATATCGAACGGGCGCTGGCGGGGGAGACCTTCACCGAAACCTTCACCGGCACTCTGGGTCCGTCGATTCGATCGGTCACTCCGGTGCGCGATGCGGACGGCCGGATCGTCGCGCTGGTCTCGGCGGGCGTGACCCGCACCCATATCGGCGCACAGGTCACCGAGCAGCTGCCGATGATTCTCATCGCGGCCGCCTCCGGTCTGGTGCTGGCGACCCTGGGCGCACTGCTGTTGCGGCGCAGGCTGTTACGCCAGACCGTCGGACTCGCACCCGCGGAACTGCGCGCCCTGTACGACCATCACGACGCGGTGCTGCATTCGGTGCACGAGGGTCTGCTGGTCTTCGACAAGGCCGGTGAGCGGGCCGAGGTGGTGAACGATCAGGCGCGGCGGCTGCTCGAACTTCCGGACGGACCGGTTGGTCGTACCGACCTGCCCATCTCATTGCAACGCTTGGGATCCGGTGTGGTGCGCGATGAAATGCATGTCACCGCCGACCGCGTCCTGGTGGTGAATCAGGATGTGGTCGAGTACAGCGGACGCCGAGTGGGCACCGTGCTCACTCTCCGCGACCACACCGAATTGCGGGATGTACTGGGTGAATTGAACTCGGTCCGCGGTTTCGCCGACGCGCTGCGCGCGCAGGCGCACGAGGCGGCCAATCGGCTGCACGCGGTCGTCACCATGGTCGAACTGGGCCGCCACCGCGAGGCCGTCGCCTTCGCCACCGCGGAACTCGAACTCTCCCAGGCGCTCATCGACCGGCTGACCGGTTCGGTCGCCGAACCCGCCGTGGTGGCACTGCTGCTGGGCAAGGTCGAACAGGCCGCCGAGTACGGGGTGGAGCTGACCATCACCGGTGACACCCTGCTGGACTCCACCGAACCGCTCACCGCGCACGAAATGGTCACGCTGCTCGGCAATCTCGTCGACAACGCCCTGGACGCGGTAGGTCGCGATGAGGACGCCTGGGTGGAGGTGACCGTGCGCCGGGACGAGACCGAATTGTATGTCCGGGTTGCCGACAGCGGACCCGGTATGTCCGAGGAGCTGTTCAGCCGCGCCACCGAGCGTGGCTACTCCACGAAAACCGACCACCACGGTTTGGGATTGGCGCTGGTCCGCCGTCTGGTGGCTCGGCACGATGGCGAACTCAACGCCGGGCGTGAGCCGGAATCCGCTGTCGTGGTGCGGTTTTCGCTACCCGAGGCGGCCGCCGAGGAGACGGAGACCGGCGATGCCTAA
- a CDS encoding metallopeptidase family protein, protein MTRSRKRPPTARSVIRRGRGVRGPMLPPTVPARRTRGQQFDRLVLEAFAPLESRWHDQLTKLDIAVDDVPKIRPLHPDSVTWPDEVVADGPVPLSRLIPAGVDRYGQATRARVVLFRKPLELRAGDPDDLVDLLREVLVQQIATYLGVEPDVIDPEPGE, encoded by the coding sequence ATGACCCGTTCCCGTAAGAGGCCGCCTACGGCGCGGTCTGTCATCCGCCGCGGGCGGGGTGTGCGCGGGCCCATGTTGCCGCCGACGGTCCCTGCCCGGCGTACGCGCGGGCAGCAGTTCGACCGTCTCGTGTTGGAGGCGTTCGCACCGCTGGAGAGTCGCTGGCACGACCAGCTCACGAAGTTGGATATCGCGGTCGACGATGTGCCGAAAATCCGTCCGCTGCATCCGGATTCGGTGACGTGGCCCGATGAGGTCGTCGCCGACGGCCCGGTACCCCTGTCGCGCCTCATCCCGGCAGGGGTGGACCGATACGGCCAGGCGACCCGCGCCCGAGTCGTGCTGTTCCGCAAGCCTTTGGAGCTGCGTGCGGGTGACCCGGACGACCTGGTGGACCTGCTGCGCGAAGTTCTCGTCCAGCAGATCGCCACCTACCTCGGAGTGGAACCGGATGTGATAGATCCGGAACCGGGTGAATAG
- a CDS encoding NUDIX hydrolase, producing the protein MSAESLHESAVELLETWAPATGPEQSLREAMLAFLGSAPRGCLREHAAGHITASAIVLSHDESRVLLTLHPRVGRWIQLGGHCEESDDTVAAAAFREATEESGIAGLTLEPGLYGAQAHPIKCSLGVPTRHLDLLFKIKAPEGAVPVRSSESTDLRWWPVDALPADADVLLY; encoded by the coding sequence GTGAGCGCGGAGTCGTTGCACGAGTCGGCGGTGGAATTGCTCGAAACCTGGGCTCCGGCAACGGGTCCCGAGCAGTCGCTGCGTGAGGCGATGCTGGCGTTTCTGGGGTCCGCGCCGCGTGGATGCCTGCGCGAGCATGCGGCGGGGCATATCACCGCCTCGGCGATCGTGCTCTCGCATGACGAATCGCGGGTGCTGCTGACGCTGCACCCGCGCGTGGGTCGCTGGATTCAGCTCGGCGGGCACTGCGAGGAGTCCGACGATACGGTCGCGGCCGCCGCGTTCCGGGAGGCCACCGAGGAGTCCGGGATCGCGGGGCTGACCCTGGAGCCAGGTCTGTACGGAGCGCAGGCCCATCCGATCAAGTGCTCGCTGGGCGTGCCCACCCGGCACCTGGATCTGCTGTTCAAGATCAAGGCGCCGGAAGGCGCTGTCCCCGTGCGCAGTTCGGAATCCACCGATCTGCGCTGGTGGCCGGTGGATGCGCTGCCCGCCGATGCGGACGTGCTGCTGTACTGA
- a CDS encoding response regulator → MIRVLIVEDDPAIARAHRSYVERLPGFEVVAVAHTGRDAIAAAGRSQRGDNSIDLVLMDIGLPDMSGLAVAAALAGLRPRPDVIAVTSARDLAMVRAAVAHGVVLYLLKPFTFSAFREKLERYLEYRAALPAGEAALSQQDIDRAFGVLRTPDQRATSPKGIAPQTMEEVSRAVRASPEGVSAGEAGRVVGVSRVTAWRYLERLAEDGVVERRTDYGRTGRPQVRYVWLH, encoded by the coding sequence ATGATCAGAGTGCTTATCGTGGAGGATGATCCGGCTATCGCGCGGGCGCATCGCTCCTATGTCGAACGCCTGCCCGGATTCGAGGTCGTCGCCGTCGCGCATACCGGACGCGATGCCATCGCCGCCGCCGGAAGGTCACAGCGCGGTGACAATTCGATAGACCTCGTCCTGATGGATATCGGTTTACCGGATATGAGCGGTCTGGCCGTCGCGGCGGCTCTGGCGGGGCTCCGGCCGCGCCCGGACGTCATCGCCGTCACCTCCGCGCGCGATCTCGCCATGGTGCGCGCGGCCGTCGCACACGGGGTGGTGCTGTATCTGTTGAAGCCCTTCACCTTTTCGGCATTCCGCGAGAAGCTCGAGCGCTATCTCGAGTATCGGGCGGCACTGCCCGCGGGGGAGGCGGCGCTCTCGCAGCAGGACATCGACCGAGCCTTCGGGGTACTGCGCACGCCGGATCAGCGAGCCACCTCGCCGAAAGGCATTGCGCCGCAGACGATGGAGGAGGTCTCGCGGGCGGTGCGCGCGTCGCCCGAAGGGGTGTCGGCGGGCGAGGCCGGGCGAGTCGTCGGCGTTTCGCGGGTTACCGCGTGGCGATACCTGGAACGTCTGGCCGAAGACGGCGTGGTGGAACGCCGGACGGACTACGGTCGCACGGGGCGGCCACAGGTTCGCTACGTGTGGTTGCATTGA
- a CDS encoding 6,7-dimethyl-8-ribityllumazine synthase — translation MSPITESRRIAVIAARWHAEIVDNAVEAARAGLAERGYPEVDVIEVPGAFEIPLQAQRLAKSGRYAAVAACALVVDGGIYRHDFVAATVVEALMRVQLDTDVPVFSAVLTPHHFHEHEEHLTYYSRHFTVKGGELAKAIAATLALDTVPVG, via the coding sequence ATGTCACCCATCACCGAGTCCCGTCGGATCGCCGTCATCGCCGCGCGCTGGCATGCGGAGATCGTGGACAATGCCGTCGAGGCCGCCCGTGCGGGTCTGGCCGAACGCGGATACCCCGAGGTCGATGTGATCGAGGTGCCCGGCGCGTTCGAAATCCCTTTGCAGGCACAGCGTTTGGCCAAGAGCGGTCGTTATGCCGCGGTCGCCGCGTGCGCGCTGGTCGTCGACGGTGGTATCTACCGGCACGATTTCGTGGCCGCCACCGTGGTCGAGGCGCTCATGCGGGTCCAGTTGGACACCGATGTGCCGGTCTTCTCGGCGGTGCTCACCCCGCATCATTTCCATGAGCACGAGGAGCATCTGACCTACTACTCGCGGCACTTCACCGTGAAGGGTGGCGAATTGGCCAAGGCCATCGCCGCCACCCTCGCCCTGGATACCGTTCCGGTCGGCTGA
- the cofD gene encoding 2-phospho-L-lactate transferase — MRIAVLVGGVGGARFLQGVRALVPGAEITAIVNVGDDVWMHGLRICPDLDTCMYTLGGGIDPERGWGHANETWNAKEELAKYNAQPDWFGLGDRDIATHLIRTEMLRQGYPLSAVTEALCKRWEPGVRLLPATDDRSETHVVIGDPESPGERRAIHFQEWWVRYRANVETHGFVTIGADQAKPAPGVTEIIASADVVLLAPSNPVVSVGSILAVPGIRGALRTTTAKIIGLSPVIDGKPLRGMADECLSVIGVETSAEAVGNHYGARTGTGILDGWLIHSTDTAEVPGVEVRSVPLLMSDPAATAEMVRQALDIAGVKP; from the coding sequence CTGCGGATCGCGGTATTGGTCGGCGGAGTAGGCGGCGCTCGGTTCCTGCAGGGCGTGCGCGCACTGGTCCCCGGGGCCGAGATAACCGCCATTGTGAATGTCGGTGACGACGTCTGGATGCACGGTCTGCGCATCTGTCCTGACCTGGACACCTGCATGTACACCCTGGGTGGGGGCATAGACCCCGAACGCGGCTGGGGGCATGCGAACGAGACGTGGAACGCCAAAGAGGAATTGGCGAAATACAACGCTCAGCCCGATTGGTTCGGACTGGGTGATCGCGATATCGCGACCCATCTCATTCGCACCGAAATGCTGCGTCAGGGGTACCCGCTCTCCGCGGTGACCGAGGCCCTGTGTAAACGCTGGGAGCCCGGTGTGCGGTTGCTGCCCGCAACCGACGATCGGTCCGAAACGCACGTTGTTATCGGGGACCCGGAGAGTCCTGGCGAACGTCGCGCGATCCATTTTCAGGAGTGGTGGGTGCGATACCGAGCAAACGTAGAGACCCATGGATTCGTGACTATTGGGGCGGATCAAGCAAAACCGGCTCCCGGTGTGACGGAAATCATAGCGTCCGCGGACGTCGTTCTTCTGGCCCCCTCGAACCCCGTGGTGAGCGTCGGATCCATCCTGGCCGTGCCCGGTATCCGGGGCGCGCTGCGCACCACCACCGCCAAGATCATCGGCCTGTCGCCGGTGATCGACGGAAAACCGTTGCGCGGCATGGCCGATGAATGCCTCTCCGTGATCGGTGTCGAGACCAGCGCCGAGGCCGTCGGCAACCACTACGGCGCGCGCACCGGCACCGGCATCCTGGACGGCTGGCTCATTCACAGCACCGATACCGCCGAGGTACCCGGCGTCGAGGTGCGCAGCGTCCCGCTGCTCATGTCCGATCCCGCCGCCACCGCCGAAATGGTGCGTCAGGCCCTGGATATCGCGGGCGTGAAACCATGA
- a CDS encoding cation:dicarboxylate symporter family transporter, which yields MSTTTPTAHRRDRTHWLYLAVIAAVLAGILVGWLAPGFGKQVGELGTLFVNLIKMMISPVIFCTIVLGIGSVRAAAKVGKVGGMALAYFLIMSTVALAIGLVVGNLLHPGSGLDIAGHAKETAKYVKDAQGAGGTWDFLRDIVPTTLVSSLTTGKVLQTLFVALLVGFGIQAMGATGEPLLRGIGLVQKLVFRILTMILWLAPIGAFGAIANVVARTGLDAVKELALLMVAFYLTCVVFVFGILGTLLRAVSGVSIFKLVRYLAREYLLIVATSSSESALPRLIAKMEHLGVERSTVGVVVPTGYSFNLDGTAIYLTMATLFVADAMHKPLSWTEQLGLLIFMIVASKGAAGVTGAGLATLAGGLQSHRPELLDGVGLIVGIDRFMSEARAVTNFSGNAVATVLIGTWTGTIEPARVRAVLDRQLPFDETTMVDDHPEAVPMEKSPVPA from the coding sequence ATGAGTACCACGACACCGACCGCCCACCGGCGCGACCGCACGCATTGGCTGTACTTGGCCGTCATCGCCGCCGTACTGGCGGGCATTCTGGTCGGCTGGCTGGCACCGGGGTTCGGCAAACAGGTGGGTGAGCTCGGCACCCTGTTCGTGAACCTGATCAAGATGATGATCTCGCCGGTCATCTTCTGCACCATCGTGCTGGGTATCGGTTCGGTGCGGGCCGCGGCGAAGGTCGGCAAGGTCGGCGGAATGGCGCTGGCCTACTTCCTGATCATGTCGACGGTGGCCCTGGCGATCGGTCTGGTGGTCGGCAATCTGCTGCATCCGGGCAGTGGGCTCGATATCGCCGGGCACGCCAAGGAGACCGCCAAGTACGTGAAGGACGCACAGGGCGCGGGCGGCACCTGGGACTTCCTCAGGGACATCGTGCCCACCACGCTGGTCTCGTCACTGACCACCGGCAAGGTGCTGCAGACGCTGTTCGTGGCACTGCTGGTCGGCTTCGGCATCCAGGCCATGGGCGCGACCGGCGAACCGCTGCTGCGCGGTATCGGACTGGTGCAGAAGCTGGTGTTCCGAATTCTCACCATGATTCTGTGGCTGGCGCCGATCGGCGCGTTCGGCGCGATCGCGAATGTGGTGGCGCGCACCGGACTCGACGCGGTGAAGGAGTTGGCGCTGCTCATGGTGGCGTTCTATCTCACCTGCGTGGTTTTCGTCTTCGGCATTCTGGGCACACTGCTGCGCGCGGTCTCCGGGGTATCGATCTTCAAACTGGTGCGGTACCTGGCGCGGGAATACCTGCTGATCGTGGCCACCTCCTCCTCGGAGTCGGCGCTACCGCGCTTGATCGCCAAGATGGAACATCTGGGCGTGGAGCGCTCCACCGTGGGTGTCGTTGTGCCGACCGGGTATTCGTTCAATCTGGACGGCACCGCCATCTACCTGACCATGGCCACGCTCTTCGTCGCCGATGCCATGCACAAGCCGCTGTCCTGGACCGAACAGCTCGGCCTGCTGATCTTCATGATCGTGGCCTCCAAGGGCGCGGCCGGTGTCACCGGCGCGGGTCTGGCCACCCTGGCCGGCGGTTTGCAGAGCCATCGCCCCGAACTGCTGGACGGTGTCGGCCTGATCGTCGGTATCGACCGGTTCATGTCCGAAGCCCGTGCGGTGACCAACTTCTCGGGTAACGCGGTCGCCACCGTCCTCATCGGCACCTGGACCGGAACCATCGAACCCGCCCGGGTGCGGGCGGTCCTGGACCGGCAGTTGCCGTTCGACGAAACCACCATGGTCGACGATCACCCCGAGGCCGTCCCGATGGAGAAGAGCCCGGTTCCGGCGTAG
- a CDS encoding WhiB family transcriptional regulator: MTEAEQWQERALCAQTDPEAFFPEKGGSTREAKRICLGCEVRDECLEYALANDERFGIWGGLSERERRRLKRGII; encoded by the coding sequence ATGACCGAGGCGGAGCAGTGGCAAGAACGGGCGCTCTGCGCCCAGACCGACCCGGAGGCGTTCTTCCCCGAGAAGGGCGGCTCCACCCGCGAGGCCAAGCGCATCTGCCTGGGCTGCGAAGTTCGCGACGAATGCCTGGAGTACGCCCTCGCCAATGATGAGCGGTTCGGCATCTGGGGCGGACTCTCCGAGCGCGAGCGCCGTCGCCTCAAGCGCGGCATCATCTGA
- a CDS encoding coenzyme F420-0:L-glutamate ligase: MTTESNAPDGLPVPGPAATPGDHASGGELRILPITGLPEFRPGDDIAEHIAAQAPWLRDGDVLVVTSKIVSKVEGRIVSAPVDPEERDAARRELVRQEAVRVLARKNRTLITENKLGIVQAASGVDGSNVEKGELVLLPVDPDASAKALRTALAERLGVRVAVVVTDTMGRAWRNGQIDAAIGSSGLMVMHDYDGAIDGQGNELHVTLVAIADELAAAADLVKGKLGAVPVAVVRGLEYTDDGSGAVDLLRRGAEDLFWLGTEEAIARGRGEALLMRRSVRQFADAAVDPEVIRAAVGEALTAPAPHHTRPVRFVWLRERGLRDRLLEAMAQKWHQDLAGDGLSPERAEKRVSRGRILFDAPEVIIPFCVPDGAHDYPDERRRANEATMFNVAVGAAVQGLLVSLATKGVGSCWIGSTIFAPEITREVLGLASDWNPLGAIAIGYPLEELVPRDPREPGIGLVEL; this comes from the coding sequence GTGACCACAGAATCGAACGCGCCCGACGGCCTTCCCGTACCGGGCCCGGCCGCAACGCCCGGCGATCATGCGTCGGGCGGCGAATTGCGCATTTTGCCGATCACCGGGCTGCCGGAGTTCCGGCCGGGCGATGACATCGCCGAACATATTGCGGCACAAGCGCCTTGGTTGCGGGACGGCGATGTGCTGGTGGTGACCAGCAAGATCGTCTCGAAGGTCGAGGGGCGCATTGTCAGCGCGCCCGTCGATCCCGAGGAGCGCGATGCGGCGCGCCGCGAACTGGTGCGGCAGGAGGCGGTGCGCGTGCTCGCGCGCAAGAACCGCACCCTCATCACCGAGAACAAGCTCGGCATCGTGCAGGCCGCCTCCGGTGTGGACGGCTCCAATGTCGAAAAGGGCGAATTGGTGCTGCTGCCGGTCGATCCGGACGCCAGCGCCAAGGCGCTGCGCACCGCGCTCGCCGAACGCCTCGGCGTGCGGGTGGCCGTGGTCGTCACCGACACCATGGGCCGGGCCTGGCGCAACGGTCAGATCGACGCCGCCATCGGATCCTCCGGACTGATGGTCATGCACGACTACGACGGCGCCATCGACGGGCAAGGCAATGAACTGCACGTCACCCTGGTCGCCATCGCAGATGAACTGGCCGCGGCCGCGGATCTGGTGAAGGGCAAACTGGGTGCGGTCCCGGTCGCGGTGGTGCGCGGACTCGAGTACACCGACGACGGCTCCGGCGCGGTCGATCTGCTGCGCCGCGGCGCGGAGGACCTGTTCTGGCTCGGCACCGAGGAGGCCATCGCGCGCGGGCGCGGCGAGGCCCTGCTCATGCGCCGCTCGGTGCGCCAATTCGCCGATGCCGCAGTCGATCCCGAGGTGATTCGGGCTGCCGTGGGTGAGGCGCTCACCGCTCCCGCCCCGCATCACACCCGCCCGGTGCGCTTCGTCTGGCTGCGCGAGCGCGGCCTGCGCGATCGACTGCTCGAGGCCATGGCGCAGAAGTGGCACCAGGATCTCGCCGGTGACGGGCTCTCGCCCGAGCGCGCGGAGAAGCGAGTCTCGCGGGGCCGCATCCTGTTCGACGCCCCCGAGGTGATCATCCCGTTCTGCGTGCCCGACGGTGCGCACGACTATCCGGACGAACGCCGCCGCGCCAACGAGGCCACCATGTTCAATGTGGCGGTGGGCGCGGCCGTACAGGGTCTGCTGGTCTCGCTCGCCACCAAGGGCGTCGGCAGCTGCTGGATCGGCTCCACCATCTTCGCCCCGGAGATCACCCGTGAGGTGCTCGGTCTCGCCTCGGATTGGAATCCGCTGGGAGCCATAGCGATCGGCTACCCACTGGAGGAGCTCGTACCGCGTGATCCGCGCGAGCCGGGGATCGGACTGGTGGAGCTGTGA